In Lepidochelys kempii isolate rLepKem1 chromosome 8, rLepKem1.hap2, whole genome shotgun sequence, a single genomic region encodes these proteins:
- the RGS18 gene encoding regulator of G-protein signaling 18, with amino-acid sequence MENPLFLFPHLNISSLKEKTYCKGMKSTNKEETKKEIKTRSKEKRNRLSLLLQKAEFHESVSLEKFENLTKASSVPPEEAVRWGESFDKLLSQKAGLDAFTRFLKTEFSEENIEFWIACEDYKKNKTSHQLLPKAKTIYETFIRKDAPKEVNLDFHTKEVTAQNITHPTLDSFDVAQAKVYRLMEQDSYPRFLRASMYLDLIKGREQSGHPALRRRSRSFTFNEFQDVQSDFTIWL; translated from the exons atggagaatccactgtttTTATTTCCCCATCTAAATATTTCCTCTTTGAAGGAGAAGACCTATTGTAAAGGTATGAAATCCACAAATAAAGAGgagacaaaaaaagaaatcaagacCAG GTCTAAGGAAAAGAGAAATAGGCTGAGCCTTCTCCTGCAAAAGGCTGAATTCCATGAAAGTGTCAGTCTTGAGAAATTTGAGAACTTGACAAAAGCTTCAAG TGTGCCCCCTGAAGAAGCAGTGAGATGGGGTGAATCCTTTGACAAACTGCTTTCCCAGAAAG CCGGACTGGATGCCTTTACAAGGTTTCTGAAAACTGAGTTCAGCGAGGAGAACATTGAGTTTTGGATAGCCTGTGAGGATTATAAGAAGAACAAAACATCTCATCAACTTCTTCCTAAAGCCAAGACAATTTATGAGACGTTCATAAGAAAAGATGCTCCAAAAGAG GTTAATCTTGACTTCCACACGAAAGAAGTCACTGCTCAGAACATTACTCACCCTACACTGGACAGCTTTGATGTAGCACAGGCCAAAGTCTACAGGCTGATGGAACAAGACAGTTACCCCCGCTTCCTGAGAGCTAGCATGTATTTGGACCTGATTAAGGGAAGGGAGCAGTCTGGCCATCCTGCTCTTAGAAGGCGATCACGCTCTTTTACCTTCAATGAGTTCCAAGATGTGCAATCAGACTTTACCATTTGGTTATAA